The following are encoded together in the Candidatus Eisenbacteria bacterium genome:
- a CDS encoding class I SAM-dependent methyltransferase, producing the protein GAFCLMASIGHRTGLFDAMRDQPPMTSDALAERAGLNERYVREWLGAMTTAGAIEVDPATNRYLLPPEHAAYLTRAAAADNFSVFTQYISLLGSVEDEIVECFKNGGGVPYERFPRFHEVMAEDSGQSVMSSLETHILPLVPGLAERLRSGIRMLDVGCGRGRIINRLAELFPASRFVGMDLSMEAIATGRMEAVARRLGNVEFLPVDLSDFDQRAEAETFDFITTFDAVHDQAKPLAVLKGIHRALKPDGVYLMQDIHGSSHVHKNLDHPMGTFLYTVSCLHCMTVSLAQGGEGLGAMWGEEMAREYLAEAGFRSVEMHRLAHDIQNNWYVVRK; encoded by the coding sequence GGGCGCCTTCTGCCTCATGGCTTCCATCGGGCACCGCACCGGGTTGTTCGACGCCATGCGTGATCAACCGCCCATGACGTCTGACGCGCTCGCCGAGCGCGCCGGCTTGAACGAGCGCTACGTGCGCGAGTGGCTCGGCGCGATGACGACGGCAGGTGCTATCGAAGTGGATCCGGCGACCAACCGCTACCTCCTGCCGCCCGAGCACGCGGCGTATCTCACGCGTGCCGCAGCGGCCGATAATTTTTCAGTGTTCACTCAGTACATTTCGCTGCTCGGCTCCGTCGAGGATGAAATTGTTGAGTGCTTCAAGAACGGCGGTGGCGTGCCTTACGAGCGCTTCCCACGATTTCACGAAGTCATGGCCGAGGACAGCGGGCAGTCGGTCATGTCATCGCTGGAGACCCACATCCTGCCGCTGGTTCCTGGCCTCGCCGAGCGCCTGCGGAGCGGCATCCGCATGCTCGACGTCGGGTGCGGGCGCGGCCGCATCATCAACCGTCTCGCCGAGCTGTTCCCGGCCAGCCGCTTCGTGGGCATGGACCTGTCCATGGAGGCGATTGCGACCGGGCGCATGGAGGCGGTGGCGCGGCGTCTGGGCAACGTGGAATTCCTCCCGGTCGATCTCAGCGACTTCGACCAGCGCGCCGAGGCGGAGACTTTTGATTTCATCACGACGTTCGATGCGGTGCACGACCAGGCGAAGCCTCTCGCGGTCCTCAAAGGCATCCATCGTGCGCTGAAGCCAGATGGCGTTTACTTGATGCAAGACATTCATGGCTCGAGCCACGTGCACAAGAACCTCGACCATCCGATGGGCACGTTCCTGTACACCGTGTCATGCCTCCACTGCATGACGGTTTCATTGGCACAGGGCGGCGAGGGGCTGGGCGCGATGTGGGGCGAGGAGATGGCGCGCGAGTATCTCGCGGAAGCGGGCTTCCGCTCGGTGGAGATGCACCGGCTCGCGCATGATATTCAGAATAATTGGTATGTGGTGCGCAAATAG
- a CDS encoding enoyl-CoA hydratase family protein, which yields MPIAPRAFLYELDLKTQVATITLNRPERLNALTFEVYAELRDTFRALDQEPGVRAIVITGAGRGFCSGGDVEDIIGALFGRGPKELLEFTRMTCDLVLAIRRCRRPVIAALNGTVAGAGAVIAAACDFRVAAESAKIAFLFVRVGLSGADMGASWLLPRMVGLTHATELLMTGDFISAQRAGEIGLYHRVVSQDRIMPEAMALAEKLAKGPADALAVTKQALELEAHMTLEQALDHEARVQAELMEHPNYREAYEAFRAKRQPSFM from the coding sequence CCGACCCGAGCGCCTCAATGCATTGACCTTCGAGGTCTACGCCGAGCTGCGCGACACCTTCCGCGCGCTCGACCAGGAGCCCGGTGTCCGCGCCATCGTGATCACCGGCGCAGGACGCGGCTTCTGCTCGGGAGGCGACGTCGAGGACATCATCGGCGCCCTGTTCGGCCGAGGCCCCAAGGAGCTGCTCGAGTTCACCCGCATGACCTGCGACCTGGTGCTGGCCATCCGCCGCTGCCGCCGGCCGGTGATCGCCGCGCTCAACGGCACGGTGGCCGGCGCGGGCGCCGTGATCGCCGCGGCCTGCGACTTTCGCGTGGCCGCGGAGAGCGCCAAGATCGCTTTCTTGTTTGTACGGGTGGGGCTCTCCGGCGCCGACATGGGTGCTTCGTGGCTGTTGCCCCGAATGGTCGGCCTCACGCACGCCACCGAACTCCTGATGACCGGGGATTTCATCAGCGCGCAGCGCGCGGGAGAGATCGGGCTTTATCACCGGGTCGTGTCGCAGGACCGCATCATGCCCGAGGCCATGGCGCTCGCCGAAAAGCTCGCAAAAGGCCCCGCGGACGCGCTGGCGGTCACCAAGCAGGCGCTCGAGCTCGAGGCCCACATGACGCTCGAGCAGGCTCTCGATCACGAAGCGCGGGTGCAGGCGGAGCTGATGGAGCACCCAAATTATCGCGAGGCGTACGAGGCGTTCCGGGCGAAGCGGCAACCTAGCTTCATGTAA